In a genomic window of Methylobacter sp. YRD-M1:
- a CDS encoding transglutaminase-like domain-containing protein, which yields MSTSLITFMSASHQFMRSTAATVLIAFTLMILQPTLAAAQAAKHAKPAATPDHSAEAQLSKTLQKIEDRLARTEAKLQKHQDASTERHELKQLRQTLKQLDAAAQEDFAQVEQHIHDHHLPTVILERHQAMVEHYQQELQGLTEELDGLEASGNDHSRLAHAQKAKDRLKAQRNQRRPQPFDPNQLPNATLKPQPDRKPKDNQAAFIQAGLTDTPAVQLAALGDFTFDKLAEASNPAYLAESDEIVLSQAIQDKAAELNYDPVKIYHWVRNHIEWQPTWGGIQNAELTLSAQRGNAMDIAGLTIALLRASKIPARYVHGTIDVPAAAFKNWAGGFASVTAAANFASSGGIPITSVISGGQISKIRLEHVWVEAAIDYFPSRGARNRDADSWVEMDPSYKQYDVKKGLDVIAISGIDPEQLAQSFISSGTVNDSEGWVTGFDASILSNAQTEAKQKLEAYIQANLTDPTVGDIIGGRQTIIQDYPMLPSSLPNKVVVAGSRYDQLPGQLQQKITWAFGQDMLGDLVDPVSFPFAQVNNQKITLSFRPATEADEQALKSLLPDGEITDLSQLPSTIPSYLVHVVPELAVNGQVVKTGSAMKLGEELPFVTALSFAGRGQVYAPRTYNVIAGSYLAVNAYAGSVSPAQLQATKTRLEQTKTVLESTDQAQIGALSREALLGDLFHAGGLSYYAQLNTLSYLMGLQTGGHQTLAAGTGTFGYEPNVNYLFGFPKSIKPGGVVFDIPLVKINAVDNGSADQLKQFNLQTGILSSALEHAVPEQLFVNEQNPGEAISAVKALQKANAQGQRIYHITQANQATILSNIHHHPDTLAEIKNALNAGQEVITHADAVSVPGWSGAGYIITDPVTGDGAYKISGGANGGGIWLALVLIIGVLAITLSFAPFVLMAAYVGTAVLSIVTSAILAIAWASAKLNMSSDSPWRTFAVDIIGGVLVTIVGGLFAGLTLTALSVGIILSIIYAVFDAFILSYKHEKDDYIYA from the coding sequence ATGTCAACCTCACTGATCACCTTCATGAGTGCTAGCCATCAGTTCATGCGCAGCACGGCCGCCACCGTGCTGATCGCCTTCACACTCATGATCCTGCAGCCGACCCTTGCGGCCGCACAGGCGGCAAAACATGCCAAGCCGGCAGCTACGCCCGACCACAGCGCCGAAGCCCAACTGTCCAAGACCTTGCAAAAGATCGAAGACAGGCTGGCCCGAACGGAAGCCAAACTGCAAAAGCACCAGGATGCCAGCACAGAGCGCCATGAACTCAAGCAACTGCGGCAAACGCTGAAACAACTCGACGCCGCCGCCCAGGAAGACTTTGCCCAGGTCGAGCAGCACATCCATGACCATCACTTGCCCACAGTTATCCTGGAGCGCCATCAGGCCATGGTCGAGCACTATCAGCAGGAACTGCAAGGTCTGACCGAGGAACTGGACGGCCTCGAAGCCAGCGGCAACGACCACAGCCGGCTGGCCCATGCCCAAAAAGCCAAGGACAGGCTAAAGGCCCAACGGAACCAACGCCGGCCGCAGCCGTTTGATCCCAATCAGCTGCCCAACGCCACCCTGAAGCCCCAACCCGACCGTAAACCCAAGGACAACCAGGCTGCCTTTATCCAGGCCGGGCTGACCGACACGCCGGCCGTCCAGTTGGCTGCGCTGGGCGACTTCACCTTCGACAAACTGGCCGAGGCCAGCAACCCGGCCTATCTGGCTGAAAGCGATGAAATCGTGCTGAGCCAGGCCATCCAGGACAAAGCCGCCGAGCTCAATTACGATCCGGTCAAGATCTACCACTGGGTCCGGAATCATATCGAATGGCAGCCGACCTGGGGCGGCATCCAGAATGCCGAGCTGACCCTGTCCGCGCAACGCGGCAACGCCATGGACATCGCCGGCCTGACCATCGCCCTGCTCAGAGCCTCGAAAATCCCGGCCCGCTATGTGCACGGCACGATCGACGTGCCGGCCGCCGCGTTCAAGAACTGGGCCGGCGGCTTTGCCAGCGTCACGGCCGCCGCCAATTTCGCTTCTTCCGGCGGCATCCCGATCACGAGCGTCATCAGCGGCGGCCAGATCAGCAAGATACGCCTGGAGCATGTCTGGGTGGAAGCGGCGATCGATTATTTTCCCAGTCGAGGCGCCAGAAACCGCGATGCCGACAGCTGGGTAGAAATGGACCCCAGCTACAAGCAATATGACGTCAAAAAAGGCCTGGACGTAATCGCCATCAGCGGCATCGATCCGGAGCAGCTGGCGCAAAGCTTCATCAGTAGCGGCACCGTCAACGACAGCGAAGGCTGGGTCACAGGCTTTGACGCTTCCATCCTGAGCAATGCCCAAACCGAGGCGAAGCAAAAGCTGGAAGCCTATATCCAGGCCAACCTGACCGATCCGACCGTTGGCGATATCATCGGCGGCCGCCAGACCATCATTCAGGACTATCCGATGCTGCCGTCCAGCCTGCCCAACAAAGTCGTTGTGGCCGGTAGCCGCTACGACCAGCTGCCTGGCCAGCTGCAGCAGAAAATCACCTGGGCCTTCGGCCAGGACATGCTCGGCGATCTGGTCGATCCGGTCAGCTTCCCGTTCGCCCAGGTTAACAACCAGAAGATCACGCTGTCGTTCAGGCCGGCCACCGAAGCCGACGAACAGGCGCTGAAGTCCTTGCTGCCCGACGGCGAGATCACCGATCTCAGCCAGTTGCCGAGCACGATCCCCAGCTATCTGGTCCACGTCGTGCCGGAACTGGCCGTCAACGGCCAGGTGGTCAAGACCGGCAGCGCGATGAAGCTGGGCGAGGAACTGCCTTTCGTCACGGCCCTGAGCTTTGCCGGACGCGGGCAGGTCTATGCGCCGCGCACCTACAACGTCATCGCCGGCTCCTACCTGGCCGTCAACGCCTATGCCGGCAGCGTCTCGCCGGCCCAGCTGCAGGCGACCAAAACTCGGCTGGAGCAAACCAAAACTGTGCTGGAAAGCACCGACCAGGCCCAGATCGGCGCCCTGAGCCGCGAGGCCCTGCTGGGCGATCTGTTCCATGCCGGGGGCCTGAGTTATTACGCTCAACTGAATACTCTGAGTTATCTGATGGGCCTGCAGACGGGCGGCCATCAGACCCTGGCGGCCGGCACCGGCACCTTCGGCTACGAGCCGAACGTCAACTACCTGTTCGGCTTCCCGAAAAGCATCAAGCCCGGCGGCGTGGTGTTCGACATTCCGCTGGTCAAGATCAATGCGGTCGATAACGGCAGCGCCGACCAGCTGAAACAGTTCAACCTGCAAACCGGCATCCTCAGCTCGGCCCTGGAGCATGCCGTGCCGGAGCAGTTGTTCGTCAACGAACAGAACCCCGGTGAGGCGATTTCGGCCGTCAAGGCATTACAAAAAGCCAATGCCCAGGGCCAGCGGATTTACCACATCACCCAGGCCAACCAAGCGACTATACTTTCTAATATCCATCATCATCCCGATACCCTGGCCGAGATCAAGAATGCCCTGAACGCCGGCCAGGAGGTCATCACCCATGCCGATGCCGTCTCGGTGCCGGGCTGGTCCGGGGCGGGCTATATCATTACCGATCCCGTGACGGGCGATGGCGCTTATAAGATCAGTGGTGGGGCAAATGGGGGCGGAATATGGTTAGCGCTTGTTTTGATTATCGGAGTGCTTGCAATAACCCTATCATTTGCTCCATTCGTCTTAATGGCAGCTTATGTTGGAACTGCTGTATTATCAATTGTTACATCGGCTATTTTGGCCATTGCATGGGCTAGTGCCAAATTAAATATGTCAAGCGATTCACCATGGAGAACATTTGCAGTTGATATAATAGGCGGGGTATTAGTTACTATTGTAGGAGGATTATTTGCAGGGCTAACTCTTACGGCATTAAGCGTAGGTATTATATTATCTATAATTTACGCAGTATTTGATGCGTTTATATTATCCTATAAGCATGAGAAAGATGATTATATTTATGCGTAA
- a CDS encoding carboxypeptidase regulatory-like domain-containing protein: protein MAYSAVIRIILTGWLCFWGLPSVASITEGIQYLASQVQADGRIISDATIATPYQSTAESLSTLIALNEAGQSALTSGLQYLQQEFEPYQSTESASRLIIAKAEQGQIDTALITQLQSYQNIDGGFGALPGYASTVLDTAFAAQALALTGRSTTQTAGFAVNYLLTRQHADGSFALEANASSIFITALTSQTLQAYRYVYNVSDSIKNANNYLITQTSADGSIGEPFETALAVIAIAPVIADQGVYQASVQYLEAAQLPNSSWAEDVYTTALVLKALSAQQTASPPQPDKAGLAGKIVNGQSGKPLANVSVQVTTSDNQTSSTVTNAEGRYILNNLAPGSAEMHFTMTGFLSATATASLTAGETVSANIGLLANPQANPVNLIGKVIDSETSLALADAQIRVLNSAYATQTDSQGAFALNNIPAGSFTVEVVKQGYATVILAVSASAGGTVNLDTIALVPGGVAGSASSITGLISDAGTGSPLNGVLVTLSGADNQSVYSEQDGRFVFASVQPGAITVTASHDGYSNATGSATVGDGTRLEFNAVLVKASDPSLVTLQGKVKDALTLQPLMGASVSVNSGQTVQTDAEGLFYIGAVEPGSISLEFRATGYTTVSYTIQAEGGDFINLTGIALAPAIPVTDNQPPVIASNAPVSASVANIYEYHPQVSDPEGNALIFGLSDYPSGMEINSATGVIRWMPTSQQVGEQNFTLVVSDSQGAIAEQTATVTVSENSYPSYVVTDVKTLNSLTVNALLPNNYIVGQYITGGRSDGTWRASSSQGCGFSYYGAGGGSANITAAANTLDFWAMGSGYGSDAIWDLGEAMSTVTVLPMIDHGPFPQEGIEYTIWGSDDPDAAFPEGWTLATLVTIYSQGWADNAATCGNGVNIDDYAGLYTFGEKQFRYIRLKADNSITIFDTPEHTSFSSTGDDSGLAGWQSVESEIDGVVGMICTASPQADAGADILGRTGESIVFDATQSQGNIVTYGWDLDGDNAIDMTGATTEHIFNAGFDRDVKLFVVDDQGCVGHDTVHVTIGLNYPKPDLVVSSVDVSGVATNLQTLNISGSVSLTIANIGNAAALQPAEVTLFEDRNNNGLYDPSFDQVLGVQTMPSGLATNSELNMVMALNGTVLFRDSPVLAMVDSNQQIDEARENNNLMSAASLCTYTPPSLGDFDFAEKWYWQGEVFGPVSVAQITDDNNDGQINENDDPDVVFISSINAGGTGNLVAIHGNSGKEIWKNSSVTVTGYGSPAVGDIDNDGLIEIVIPNHDRTKLFAFEYDGTLKWTASTGPQFTGSPRDAVALADIDHDGDVEIIHGRRAYDHLGSLLWEGAGDYGGETSYGTLPVIADLDMQGSMELIAGRTAYRSDGSILWQRTDLPSSGGFTAIGNFNEDEDPEIVIVAGGDVYLLDNQGNTIWGPVSLPGGGIGGAPTVGDFDGDGEPEIGIAGASNYVVLETDGLIKWTSKTQDASSSRTGSSLFDFNLDGQVEVVYADELYLRVYEGSTGKIIKQQRLGSGTTLEYPVIADIDADGKAEIVVGSNNSSYSARRGLFAFEDVNDNWAPTRAIWNQHSYHINNVNDDGTIPQYEQPSWLSHNTYRLNTFADRDPTVLTDITASVLTIHNNGANQPASISVRIGNAGAGDLTSTIGIAFYEGDPAKAGRLLGVVPMDNLAKGTYQDVTLDNIETLSGTEAIYVIADYDNRLPECNEVNNRIMLPVFPQSSTGQIAVATDQLVYGPGSPVQLQSMVTNISAVPGQFKAELRVEDEQGIVVQAYEQHPIGPLPGGASQGLSDLWHTADYQAGTYRLRGLLYSLNGELVHEAVSAFEIKHALDGKPLAALRTTTDKMVYHTDDSAQVFNLVQNLAANQIIDNASLSINVLNQAGVSVFKANLDVAILMADASHDYSTLYKFAQAAEGTYTVIGELKDKAGAVLATDQAQFEVKANLLLNLQGKVEVNLPSLDKGRLQVCTDTFTYVGNNNLLALPIRQIVVNLDTEEVVNTTDTTVDLLSHTPYVSIRDVVTDNLATGNYACLIQGEINAAWVTLAHETFVVSEPPINIQTQLGAGERGRVLVLLDEAPKSCDGYNRVGMEASISTPLTTGVLVTAILYDQNGAIVDQETGLPDERLTDQNPGSGGINLILNDIAPNHIAASVSAATALGQGYRLTVSVDNGTETFDSGLIATNCQDTLRVGAVYGDFRLTDVLRLPAANDPLGPNHIPDLASQRTVLETLLSQAGWSYTITTNADDFTRELRSGGYVSYLLLSEQVKLDEAVQKELREAVYRGEGLVEAGSHDQRQGRIDDILGIKFLGKQAGMSGITVLDSGVHKPADALFSLTDRMLRAKSLGAEILGKFSGTEDLAMTTRPYGSGRADYFGFDLLAEAAMPGADPLYADLLLGALEHVHPDTLKPYAGGVYPLQLRISNQGIATAGQAIITLPAGIGIVNKGTATLINNMLVWPFELIPDQTLTFDSWISLPAEPVKITALIQTGVSPDFKDYKTVVLDIAPQATPALEEILINVQALDPHIYKQVIKYLKWAIQDQNNGDTHSALTALIRASDALIDIGPDAEAAVRLQIAEAMRTLSQKL from the coding sequence ATGGCATACTCGGCAGTAATACGGATTATTTTAACAGGCTGGCTCTGCTTCTGGGGGTTGCCCTCAGTGGCCAGCATCACGGAAGGCATTCAATACCTCGCCAGCCAGGTTCAAGCAGATGGTCGGATAATCAGCGATGCCACTATCGCGACGCCCTACCAGAGCACTGCAGAATCGTTATCGACGCTAATAGCTCTGAATGAAGCCGGGCAGTCGGCCTTAACGTCCGGTTTGCAGTATTTACAACAGGAATTTGAGCCCTATCAAAGCACCGAGAGTGCGTCGCGGCTAATTATCGCCAAAGCGGAACAGGGACAAATTGATACCGCTTTGATCACCCAATTGCAAAGTTACCAGAACATTGACGGCGGTTTCGGCGCATTGCCCGGATACGCCAGCACTGTCCTGGATACGGCTTTTGCGGCGCAAGCGCTGGCATTGACAGGCAGATCCACGACACAAACAGCCGGGTTTGCGGTCAATTATCTGTTGACTCGGCAACATGCCGACGGGTCTTTTGCTCTTGAAGCCAATGCGTCTTCGATCTTTATTACCGCGCTCACTTCGCAGACGCTGCAAGCCTATCGTTATGTGTATAACGTTTCCGACAGCATTAAGAATGCCAATAATTATCTAATCACGCAAACTTCCGCCGATGGATCTATCGGCGAGCCTTTCGAGACGGCACTAGCCGTGATCGCCATAGCCCCGGTTATAGCGGATCAAGGTGTCTATCAGGCATCAGTCCAGTATTTGGAAGCCGCCCAACTACCGAACAGCTCATGGGCCGAAGATGTCTATACCACAGCGTTGGTTCTAAAAGCTTTATCCGCCCAGCAGACAGCATCGCCGCCGCAACCGGACAAGGCGGGCTTGGCCGGCAAAATCGTCAACGGCCAGAGCGGCAAGCCGCTGGCCAATGTTTCGGTGCAGGTCACTACGTCAGACAATCAAACGAGCAGCACAGTCACCAATGCCGAAGGCCGCTATATATTGAACAATCTGGCGCCGGGCTCGGCAGAGATGCATTTTACAATGACCGGATTTTTATCGGCGACTGCCACGGCCTCTTTGACAGCCGGTGAGACAGTGTCGGCCAATATCGGATTATTAGCCAATCCCCAAGCCAACCCGGTCAATCTGATAGGCAAGGTGATCGACAGCGAAACCTCATTGGCATTGGCTGACGCTCAAATTCGCGTGCTCAACAGCGCCTATGCGACCCAGACAGACAGCCAGGGCGCTTTCGCGCTCAATAACATTCCCGCCGGCAGCTTCACAGTCGAAGTTGTAAAACAAGGTTACGCGACTGTTATCTTGGCCGTTTCCGCATCGGCAGGCGGTACGGTTAATTTGGACACTATTGCCTTAGTTCCCGGAGGTGTCGCCGGCAGCGCAAGCAGCATCACGGGGCTAATCAGCGATGCGGGGACAGGTAGTCCATTAAATGGCGTTCTGGTTACCTTGAGCGGTGCAGATAATCAATCTGTTTATAGTGAGCAAGACGGCCGCTTTGTTTTCGCCAGTGTCCAGCCGGGGGCAATCACGGTCACGGCATCACACGACGGATATAGCAATGCGACAGGTAGTGCTACAGTTGGGGATGGAACCCGTCTCGAATTCAATGCGGTGCTGGTCAAAGCCAGCGATCCTTCCCTCGTAACGCTGCAAGGCAAGGTCAAAGATGCGCTGACCCTGCAGCCGCTCATGGGGGCCTCGGTCTCGGTCAATTCAGGGCAAACTGTCCAGACCGATGCCGAAGGTTTATTTTATATCGGCGCTGTAGAACCTGGTTCCATCAGCCTTGAATTCCGTGCGACCGGTTACACGACCGTGTCTTATACGATTCAGGCAGAAGGCGGTGATTTCATTAACCTCACAGGCATAGCCTTGGCGCCGGCAATACCGGTAACTGACAATCAGCCGCCGGTCATCGCTTCAAATGCCCCAGTCAGCGCCTCAGTGGCTAACATCTATGAATATCACCCACAAGTTTCCGATCCGGAAGGCAATGCCTTGATTTTCGGGCTGTCCGATTATCCAAGCGGCATGGAGATCAATTCCGCAACGGGTGTAATCCGTTGGATGCCCACCAGCCAGCAAGTGGGTGAGCAAAACTTCACTCTGGTGGTCAGCGACAGTCAGGGTGCCATTGCCGAACAAACGGCAACAGTGACGGTATCGGAAAACAGTTATCCCAGTTATGTAGTGACTGATGTCAAAACCCTCAATTCACTGACTGTCAACGCATTATTGCCTAACAATTACATCGTCGGCCAGTATATTACCGGCGGCCGGTCGGACGGCACCTGGCGGGCTTCGTCCTCACAAGGCTGCGGTTTTTCCTATTATGGAGCTGGCGGCGGTTCTGCCAACATCACTGCCGCAGCCAATACGCTGGATTTCTGGGCCATGGGATCGGGTTACGGCAGTGATGCCATTTGGGATCTCGGCGAAGCCATGTCGACGGTCACAGTCCTTCCGATGATTGACCATGGGCCGTTTCCCCAAGAAGGTATCGAATATACCATCTGGGGCAGTGACGATCCTGACGCCGCTTTTCCGGAGGGATGGACGCTGGCGACACTGGTGACCATTTACAGCCAGGGCTGGGCAGATAATGCGGCAACCTGCGGAAATGGCGTCAATATCGATGACTATGCCGGCCTTTATACTTTCGGGGAGAAGCAATTCCGCTACATCCGCTTAAAAGCCGATAATTCGATTACCATTTTCGATACGCCCGAGCATACCAGCTTTAGCTCCACTGGGGATGACAGCGGATTAGCGGGCTGGCAATCCGTTGAATCAGAAATCGATGGCGTGGTCGGCATGATTTGCACGGCTTCGCCCCAGGCGGATGCAGGTGCAGATATTTTGGGCCGGACCGGCGAAAGCATTGTATTCGATGCGACACAATCGCAAGGCAATATCGTCACCTATGGCTGGGATCTGGATGGCGATAATGCGATCGATATGACCGGCGCCACAACGGAACATATCTTCAACGCTGGTTTCGACCGCGATGTCAAATTGTTCGTGGTCGACGACCAAGGCTGTGTCGGACACGATACGGTCCATGTGACTATTGGTCTGAATTATCCGAAACCGGATTTAGTGGTTTCGTCCGTCGATGTATCAGGCGTCGCCACCAACTTGCAGACGTTGAATATCAGTGGCTCAGTTTCGTTAACCATTGCCAATATCGGCAACGCGGCGGCTCTGCAACCGGCCGAAGTTACGCTTTTTGAGGACCGTAATAATAATGGCCTGTATGACCCATCGTTTGATCAGGTGTTAGGCGTTCAGACCATGCCGTCGGGCCTGGCCACGAACAGCGAACTAAACATGGTTATGGCCTTGAATGGCACAGTGCTCTTTCGCGATAGTCCTGTTTTAGCGATGGTGGACAGTAATCAACAGATTGATGAGGCGAGAGAAAACAACAATTTAATGTCAGCGGCTAGCCTATGTACATACACGCCACCCTCCTTGGGTGATTTTGACTTTGCTGAAAAATGGTATTGGCAAGGCGAGGTATTTGGTCCGGTCAGCGTAGCTCAGATAACCGATGACAATAATGATGGTCAAATCAACGAAAATGATGACCCTGATGTTGTATTTATTAGTTCCATCAATGCCGGCGGAACAGGAAATCTTGTCGCTATTCATGGAAACAGCGGAAAAGAAATCTGGAAAAATAGCAGTGTTACAGTGACCGGCTATGGAAGTCCCGCAGTTGGCGATATCGATAATGACGGGTTAATTGAAATCGTCATTCCTAACCATGATCGTACAAAACTATTTGCGTTTGAATATGATGGAACGTTGAAATGGACGGCAAGCACAGGGCCGCAATTCACCGGCTCGCCTCGGGATGCTGTGGCGCTTGCAGACATAGATCATGACGGCGACGTGGAAATAATACATGGGCGTCGAGCCTATGACCATCTAGGAAGTCTATTATGGGAAGGCGCCGGTGATTATGGTGGCGAAACCAGTTACGGCACGCTTCCTGTCATTGCGGATTTGGACATGCAGGGCAGCATGGAATTGATCGCAGGAAGAACGGCATACCGGTCAGATGGCAGTATCCTTTGGCAACGGACTGATTTGCCCTCAAGCGGAGGTTTTACCGCCATTGGTAATTTCAATGAGGATGAAGATCCAGAAATTGTTATTGTAGCGGGAGGCGATGTTTACCTTCTTGATAATCAAGGAAACACAATTTGGGGGCCGGTATCTTTGCCGGGCGGAGGCATTGGCGGGGCTCCTACCGTGGGTGACTTTGATGGTGACGGAGAACCTGAGATCGGTATTGCGGGAGCAAGCAATTATGTGGTGCTGGAAACCGACGGTCTTATCAAATGGACCAGTAAGACACAGGATGCCAGTTCTAGCCGGACAGGATCGTCATTGTTCGATTTCAACCTGGATGGTCAAGTCGAAGTCGTTTATGCTGATGAACTCTATTTACGTGTTTATGAAGGTTCGACTGGAAAAATTATAAAACAACAAAGGCTTGGTTCCGGAACAACACTTGAATATCCGGTCATTGCCGATATAGATGCGGATGGAAAAGCCGAGATAGTGGTAGGGTCTAATAATAGTAGTTATTCAGCCCGTCGGGGCCTCTTCGCTTTTGAAGACGTTAATGATAATTGGGCACCCACGCGAGCAATTTGGAACCAGCACAGTTATCACATTAACAATGTTAACGATGACGGCACTATACCCCAGTATGAGCAACCATCCTGGCTGTCTCACAACACTTATCGGCTAAATACCTTTGCCGACCGTGACCCGACAGTATTGACGGATATCACGGCTTCCGTGTTAACGATCCATAACAACGGCGCAAATCAGCCTGCCAGCATCAGTGTTCGTATCGGCAATGCCGGTGCGGGAGACCTTACATCAACCATAGGCATAGCCTTTTATGAAGGCGATCCGGCAAAGGCTGGGCGTCTGTTAGGCGTAGTCCCTATGGATAACCTCGCAAAAGGAACCTATCAAGACGTTACTTTGGACAATATCGAAACGCTTTCCGGGACAGAGGCTATCTATGTCATCGCCGACTACGACAACCGTTTGCCGGAATGCAACGAAGTAAACAACCGCATCATGCTGCCGGTTTTCCCTCAATCATCGACCGGCCAGATAGCGGTAGCCACCGACCAGTTGGTCTATGGCCCTGGCAGTCCGGTTCAATTGCAGTCCATGGTGACGAATATCAGCGCCGTACCGGGGCAATTCAAGGCTGAACTGAGAGTGGAAGACGAGCAAGGCATTGTTGTCCAAGCCTACGAACAGCATCCGATCGGCCCATTGCCGGGAGGCGCCAGCCAGGGGCTATCCGATCTTTGGCATACCGCCGACTACCAGGCGGGGACTTACCGATTGAGAGGCTTGCTGTATAGCCTGAATGGCGAATTGGTTCATGAAGCGGTGAGCGCTTTTGAAATAAAGCATGCGCTTGACGGAAAGCCTTTGGCTGCGCTCAGAACGACAACAGACAAAATGGTTTATCACACCGATGATAGCGCCCAAGTGTTCAACTTAGTGCAAAATCTGGCTGCAAACCAAATCATCGACAACGCCAGCCTGAGCATCAACGTTCTTAATCAGGCTGGTGTTTCCGTATTCAAAGCAAATTTGGATGTCGCGATATTGATGGCGGATGCGTCGCACGATTATTCGACGCTCTATAAATTTGCCCAGGCGGCGGAAGGCACTTACACTGTCATCGGGGAATTGAAAGACAAAGCGGGCGCGGTATTGGCAACCGATCAGGCCCAATTTGAAGTCAAAGCCAATCTTTTGCTGAATCTTCAAGGTAAAGTCGAGGTAAATCTTCCTTCTCTGGACAAAGGGCGGTTGCAAGTTTGCACCGATACGTTCACCTATGTCGGAAACAACAATTTGCTTGCTCTGCCTATCCGGCAAATAGTCGTTAATCTGGATACGGAGGAAGTTGTCAACACAACCGACACCACTGTCGATTTGTTGAGCCATACACCTTACGTATCAATCCGCGATGTTGTGACTGATAATCTGGCAACAGGAAACTATGCCTGCCTGATACAAGGAGAAATTAATGCGGCGTGGGTGACATTGGCGCATGAAACATTTGTTGTGTCTGAGCCGCCCATCAATATTCAAACTCAACTTGGCGCGGGCGAACGCGGCCGGGTGCTGGTTCTGCTGGATGAGGCTCCCAAAAGCTGTGACGGATATAACCGGGTCGGCATGGAAGCATCGATATCGACACCGCTAACAACGGGAGTACTTGTAACCGCTATTTTATATGATCAAAACGGAGCAATTGTCGATCAGGAAACCGGCCTGCCGGACGAGCGTTTGACCGACCAGAACCCGGGCAGTGGCGGTATAAACCTGATTTTAAACGACATCGCCCCGAACCATATCGCAGCCTCCGTTAGCGCCGCCACAGCACTTGGTCAAGGTTACCGGCTGACAGTCTCGGTCGACAATGGAACGGAAACCTTCGATAGCGGCCTCATCGCCACCAATTGTCAAGATACCCTGAGGGTCGGCGCTGTGTATGGCGACTTCAGACTTACCGATGTGCTGCGCCTTCCGGCCGCCAACGACCCGCTCGGCCCCAACCACATACCGGATCTGGCCAGCCAGCGGACCGTGCTTGAAACCCTGCTCAGCCAAGCGGGCTGGTCGTACACGATCACGACAAATGCCGATGATTTCACGCGCGAACTGCGCAGCGGCGGCTATGTGAGCTATCTGCTGCTGTCCGAACAGGTCAAGCTCGACGAAGCGGTACAGAAAGAACTGCGTGAAGCTGTCTACCGCGGCGAAGGTCTGGTCGAAGCCGGCAGCCATGATCAACGGCAGGGCCGCATCGATGATATTCTGGGCATTAAATTCCTGGGCAAGCAGGCCGGTATGAGCGGCATAACGGTATTGGATAGCGGCGTCCACAAGCCGGCCGATGCCTTGTTCAGCCTGACTGACAGAATGCTGAGAGCGAAAAGCCTTGGCGCCGAAATTCTGGGCAAGTTCAGCGGCACTGAGGACCTTGCCATGACTACGCGGCCTTACGGTTCCGGCCGGGCCGATTACTTCGGCTTCGATCTCCTGGCCGAAGCGGCCATGCCCGGCGCCGACCCATTGTATGCGGATTTGTTGTTGGGCGCCTTAGAGCATGTACATCCGGACACCCTTAAGCCTTACGCGGGCGGCGTATATCCGTTACAACTGCGGATCAGCAACCAGGGCATCGCGACAGCCGGCCAGGCCATCATTACTCTGCCGGCAGGCATCGGTATAGTCAATAAAGGCACGGCAACTTTGATCAATAACATGCTGGTCTGGCCTTTCGAACTGATCCCCGACCAGACTCTGACATTCGACAGCTGGATCAGTCTGCCGGCAGAACCTGTGAAAATTACTGCCTTGATCCAAACCGGAGTCAGTCCCGATTTCAAAGACTACAAGACGGTTGTGCTGGACATCGCCCCTCAGGCAACTCCTGCACTTGAAGAGATCCTCATCAATGTACAGGCATTGGACCCCCATATCTACAAACAAGTGATCAAGTATCTGAAATGGGCAATACAGGATCAAAACAATGGCGATACCCACAGTGCTTTAACTGCTTTAATACGAGCCAGCGACGCTTTGATTGACATTGGCCCCGACGCAGAAGCAGCGGTACGCCTGCAGATCGCCGAAGCCATGCGCACCTTATCGCAAAAACTATAA